A region from the uncultured Draconibacterium sp. genome encodes:
- a CDS encoding alpha amylase C-terminal domain-containing protein translates to MKKYLPKLVQDDKWLEPFSGVISDRMIQADRKEKELTGGKTLEEFATGHLYFGLHKTENGWVMREWAPNATHLFLIGTFNNWEESAAYSFVHLEHGVWELHLEHEQLAHGDLYALNVHWAVNFGKRIPAWAKRVVQDEKTHMFNAQVWAPEKAYQWVNPDFQRSDEPPLIYEGHVGMAGEEERVHTYNEFREQMLPRIKANGYNTIQLMAIPEHPYYGSFGYHISSFFAASSRFGTPDELKQLIDEAHGMGIAVIMDLVHSHAVKNELEGLGNYDGTRYQFFHEGAKGEHPAWDSYCFNYGKNEVLHFLLSNISYWLTEYQFDGFRFDGVTSMLYFNHGLEIAFTNYNDYFNANVDHEATTYFKLANKLIKEINPRALSIAEDMSGMPGLAASVNDGGLGFDYRMAMGVPDFWIKMIKEKSDDEWEVGDIFYQLTSKRLDEKVVSYAESHDQALVGDKTIIFRLIDKEMYFSMRKDQPNITVERGIALHKMIRLATAGSAGGAYLNFMGNEFGHPEWIDFPREGNNWSYAHARRIWSIAEDQQLKFHWLYDFDKEMIQLINQNRILTVPSVDKVFDNKADKVLAFHRGLFLFVFNFNPTQSFTDYGIPLGAGKYKIVLNSDSGRFGGHDRIDEEISYYTMPSKGMDSQHYLKLYLPARTAVVLKKVDIPKVQ, encoded by the coding sequence ATGAAAAAATACCTGCCCAAATTAGTACAAGACGATAAATGGCTGGAACCCTTTTCGGGAGTTATTTCAGACCGAATGATTCAGGCCGACCGCAAAGAAAAGGAATTAACCGGAGGAAAAACACTCGAGGAATTTGCCACCGGACATTTGTATTTTGGTTTGCATAAAACCGAAAACGGATGGGTCATGCGCGAATGGGCACCCAATGCCACACACCTGTTTTTAATAGGTACTTTTAATAACTGGGAAGAAAGTGCGGCTTACTCTTTTGTGCATCTCGAGCATGGTGTTTGGGAGCTTCATCTGGAACACGAACAGCTGGCGCATGGCGACCTCTATGCTTTAAATGTACACTGGGCCGTAAATTTTGGCAAACGTATTCCGGCCTGGGCCAAACGTGTTGTTCAGGATGAAAAAACCCATATGTTTAATGCACAGGTTTGGGCTCCTGAAAAGGCTTATCAATGGGTAAATCCTGACTTTCAGCGAAGCGATGAACCGCCACTTATTTACGAAGGCCATGTTGGAATGGCGGGCGAAGAAGAGCGGGTACATACCTACAATGAATTCAGGGAGCAGATGTTACCACGCATAAAAGCAAATGGTTACAACACTATTCAGCTGATGGCTATACCGGAGCATCCGTATTATGGTAGCTTTGGTTATCACATAAGTAGCTTTTTTGCTGCGTCATCGCGCTTTGGAACCCCCGACGAACTCAAACAGCTGATTGATGAGGCGCACGGCATGGGTATAGCTGTTATTATGGATTTGGTGCACTCGCATGCCGTTAAAAACGAACTCGAGGGCCTTGGAAACTACGATGGTACCCGCTATCAGTTTTTTCACGAAGGAGCTAAAGGCGAGCATCCGGCATGGGATAGCTATTGTTTTAATTACGGTAAAAACGAGGTGCTGCATTTTCTTTTGTCCAATATCAGCTATTGGCTTACCGAATATCAGTTTGATGGATTTCGTTTTGACGGGGTAACAAGTATGCTCTATTTTAACCATGGACTGGAAATTGCCTTTACCAATTACAACGACTATTTTAATGCCAATGTAGACCACGAAGCCACAACCTATTTTAAATTGGCAAATAAACTTATTAAGGAAATAAATCCCCGGGCTTTGTCTATTGCCGAAGATATGAGCGGAATGCCCGGCTTGGCCGCATCTGTTAACGATGGCGGGCTGGGTTTCGACTACCGAATGGCCATGGGTGTTCCTGATTTCTGGATTAAGATGATCAAAGAAAAATCTGACGATGAATGGGAAGTGGGTGATATTTTTTACCAGCTTACCTCGAAGCGTTTGGATGAGAAAGTGGTGAGTTATGCCGAATCACACGACCAGGCGCTGGTAGGCGATAAAACAATAATTTTCAGACTGATTGATAAAGAAATGTATTTTTCCATGCGAAAAGATCAGCCCAATATTACGGTGGAGCGTGGAATTGCCCTGCATAAAATGATTCGTTTGGCAACAGCTGGCAGTGCCGGAGGGGCTTATCTTAACTTTATGGGAAATGAGTTTGGGCATCCCGAATGGATTGATTTTCCGCGCGAAGGCAATAATTGGTCCTATGCGCATGCACGTCGTATCTGGAGTATTGCCGAAGATCAGCAACTGAAGTTTCATTGGCTGTACGATTTCGATAAGGAAATGATTCAGCTGATCAATCAAAACAGGATTCTTACCGTACCATCGGTCGACAAAGTTTTCGACAATAAAGCCGATAAAGTGCTGGCTTTTCACCGGGGCTTGTTTTTGTTTGTATTTAACTTCAACCCAACGCAATCGTTTACCGATTATGGCATTCCGCTCGGGGCCGGAAAATATAAAATAGTGCTGAATTCCGATTCGGGGCGCTTTGGAGGACACGACCGGATTGACGAAGAAATTAGTTATTATACCATGCCCAGCAAAGGAATGGACAGCCAGCATTACCTAAAATTGTATCTGCCGGCACGAACCGCCGTAGTGTTAAAAAAGGTAGATATCCCTAAAGTGCAATAA
- a CDS encoding GSCFA domain-containing protein, whose product MGETKFQTEVALPGFSWKTGYKKKNLLMGSCFTENIGEKLEALKYSVDINPFGILYNPMSVASGLHLLLEERTFEAGDLVQHNGLWHSFNHHGRFSHAEANLAVDGINNRIAASSAYLKECNFLFITFGTAWIYRYKKNGALVSNCHKIPAREFLRERLSVQQIVDEYIGLFGKIWQQNPDVKVVFTVSPIRHWKDGAIENQRSKAILLLAVDQLIQHLGSERCAYFPSYEIVMDELRDYRFYAEDMLHLSGAAVKHIWERFEQALIDPESTETAREVLKICNAVKHRPINKNSPEYSKFLLSFQKKTEDLGKRHPYLNLKLEKEYFNVQIEDFRRSNLRNMT is encoded by the coding sequence ATGGGCGAAACAAAATTTCAAACGGAGGTTGCTTTACCCGGGTTTTCATGGAAAACAGGATACAAAAAGAAGAACCTGTTAATGGGGTCGTGTTTTACCGAAAACATTGGAGAGAAGCTGGAGGCGCTGAAATATTCGGTTGACATCAACCCGTTTGGAATTCTGTATAACCCCATGTCTGTGGCGAGTGGCTTGCATCTGTTGTTGGAAGAAAGAACCTTTGAAGCAGGCGATTTGGTACAACACAATGGGCTGTGGCACAGCTTTAATCACCACGGGCGTTTTTCGCATGCCGAAGCAAACCTGGCTGTTGATGGTATAAACAATCGCATTGCAGCATCGTCGGCTTATCTGAAAGAATGTAACTTTTTATTTATCACCTTTGGTACCGCCTGGATTTATCGGTATAAAAAAAATGGTGCGTTGGTTTCCAATTGTCACAAAATACCTGCACGCGAGTTTCTGCGCGAACGACTATCGGTACAACAAATTGTTGATGAATATATTGGTTTATTCGGCAAAATCTGGCAGCAAAATCCCGATGTAAAAGTCGTGTTTACAGTAAGCCCGATTCGCCATTGGAAAGATGGGGCTATTGAAAATCAGCGCAGTAAGGCAATACTTCTTCTGGCTGTCGATCAACTTATTCAACACCTTGGAAGCGAACGTTGTGCTTACTTTCCTTCGTACGAAATTGTAATGGATGAACTGCGCGATTATCGGTTTTATGCCGAAGATATGTTGCACCTTTCCGGGGCAGCCGTAAAACATATCTGGGAACGGTTTGAGCAGGCTTTAATCGACCCGGAAAGTACCGAAACAGCACGAGAAGTGCTAAAAATTTGCAATGCTGTAAAGCATCGGCCAATCAATAAAAATTCGCCGGAATATTCTAAATTTCTTCTTAGCTTTCAGAAAAAAACAGAGGATTTGGGAAAAAGACACCCGTATCTTAATTTAAAGTTAGAAAAAGAATATTTTAATGTACAGATTGAGGATTTTAGGCGCAGCAATTTAAGAAATATGACTTAA
- a CDS encoding amylo-alpha-1,6-glucosidase, with translation MHYLQFDKEQLVNLEYSLFKEILRSNRAGSYLSTTLNGCNTRKYHGLLVCPIANFGGEKHVLLSSLDETVIQNEAEFNLGIHRYKGGTYEPKGHKYIRNVEFDAIPKITYRVGGVVLTKERLLVEKEEQVLIKYTLEEATSPTTLRLKPFLAFRNIHQLSKANMYVNRKFGKAKNGIKTCLYKGYPDLYMQSSKAVDFVAVPDWYYDIEYLKELNRGYDYLEDLFVPGYFEFPMKKGESIVFAAGLKEANPVSLKQRFTREQKKRGDKETFNSVLEQAAHQFVMHRGYTADIVAGFPWYNSITRQTFVALPGLCLAFNDSKLCEKILDSYLKYFNDGFFPDRVNDQNLEYHSADTSLWFIWVIQQYFKKKNNPKALWKLYGTAIKRILNAYKNNNLEYIKMLPNGLIYAEKKDTALTWMNSSVNGKAILPRSGMAVEVNALWFNAICFALDLADMAGDQGFIDEWKHMCKTVAQSFLKTFWSEGHAYLADVVKDENQDWAVRPNMLIAVAMDYTPLSKEQQKQVLSVAKRKLLTNRGLRTLSPDHLRYFGIINGGPEEREIAVHQGAVWPWLLQFFVEAYLKIHKRGGLPFVKQIMESFETEMTENCIGNISEMYDGDPPHSGRGAISQAWNVAGVSYALNMVQHYSD, from the coding sequence ATGCATTACCTTCAATTTGATAAGGAACAGCTGGTAAATCTTGAATATTCGCTGTTCAAAGAAATATTACGTTCAAACAGGGCCGGTTCTTATTTAAGTACCACACTAAACGGCTGCAATACCCGAAAATATCACGGACTATTGGTGTGCCCAATTGCCAATTTTGGAGGAGAAAAGCATGTGTTGCTTTCTTCGCTCGATGAAACTGTAATACAAAACGAAGCGGAGTTCAATCTGGGAATTCATCGGTATAAAGGTGGAACATACGAACCCAAAGGGCATAAATACATACGGAATGTAGAGTTTGATGCCATTCCAAAAATTACCTACCGGGTTGGAGGGGTAGTGCTTACCAAAGAACGCTTGCTGGTTGAAAAAGAAGAACAGGTACTTATAAAATACACACTTGAAGAAGCAACTTCGCCAACCACTTTGCGCTTAAAACCATTTTTGGCCTTTCGGAATATACACCAGCTGAGCAAGGCAAACATGTACGTAAACCGAAAATTTGGTAAAGCAAAAAACGGGATAAAAACCTGTTTGTATAAAGGCTACCCGGATTTGTATATGCAAAGCAGCAAGGCCGTTGATTTTGTAGCTGTACCCGACTGGTATTATGATATTGAATACCTGAAAGAATTAAACCGGGGATACGATTACCTGGAAGATCTTTTTGTTCCGGGATACTTTGAGTTTCCGATGAAAAAGGGCGAATCGATTGTTTTTGCAGCCGGACTTAAAGAAGCTAACCCCGTATCGTTAAAACAACGTTTTACCAGGGAGCAAAAAAAACGCGGCGACAAAGAAACGTTTAACAGTGTATTGGAGCAGGCAGCACATCAGTTTGTAATGCACCGGGGCTATACTGCCGATATTGTTGCCGGTTTCCCATGGTACAACAGCATAACCCGCCAAACCTTTGTGGCTTTGCCCGGTTTGTGTCTGGCTTTTAACGACTCAAAACTCTGCGAAAAGATTCTGGACTCTTACCTCAAATATTTTAACGATGGTTTTTTCCCCGATCGGGTAAACGATCAAAACCTGGAATACCATTCGGCTGATACTTCCCTTTGGTTTATTTGGGTGATTCAACAGTATTTCAAGAAAAAGAATAATCCAAAGGCTTTGTGGAAATTATATGGCACCGCCATTAAGCGTATTCTTAATGCCTATAAAAACAATAACCTGGAGTACATAAAAATGTTACCCAACGGGTTAATTTATGCCGAAAAGAAAGACACAGCACTTACATGGATGAATTCAAGCGTTAACGGAAAAGCGATATTACCCCGGTCGGGTATGGCTGTTGAGGTAAACGCTTTGTGGTTTAATGCTATTTGTTTTGCACTCGATCTTGCAGATATGGCAGGAGATCAGGGATTTATCGATGAGTGGAAACACATGTGTAAAACTGTTGCACAATCGTTTCTGAAAACGTTTTGGAGTGAGGGGCATGCTTACCTGGCTGATGTGGTGAAAGATGAAAACCAGGATTGGGCCGTTCGCCCCAACATGCTAATTGCAGTTGCCATGGATTACACCCCGCTATCGAAAGAACAACAAAAGCAGGTATTAAGTGTGGCGAAACGAAAACTGCTTACAAATAGAGGACTGCGTACTTTGTCGCCCGATCATTTGCGCTACTTTGGTATCATTAATGGTGGGCCCGAAGAGCGTGAGATTGCAGTTCATCAGGGGGCTGTTTGGCCCTGGTTGTTGCAGTTTTTTGTGGAAGCTTATCTGAAAATACACAAGCGCGGAGGCTTGCCCTTTGTAAAACAAATAATGGAAAGTTTTGAAACAGAAATGACCGAAAACTGTATCGGCAATATTTCGGAAATGTATGATGGCGACCCGCCGCATAGCGGGCGTGGAGCCATTTCGCAGGCCTGGAATGTGGCGGGTGTATCCTATGCCCTGAATATGGTTCAGCATTATTCTGATTAA
- a CDS encoding glycosyltransferase family 4 protein — protein sequence MKVLMFGWEFPPHISGGLGTACYGLTKGMSELNDVDVTFVVPKAFGDEDQTRIKLIGANNIPVTQQTVSFNSTSNTVDYLEIDSPILPYVSEEQFWQLKSRRYTRKTKFVETDENSRINFSGGYGPDLLSEIRDYALVASVIAEEKDFDVIHAHDWLTYPAGIAAKNVSGKPLVIHVHATDFDRSGGDVNPKVYAIEREGMEAADKIITVSNLTRNIVIEKYGIAPEKVITVYNAVEAVGDEKGSLPPKGVNDKVVTFLGRITMQKGPGYFVEAANMVLKKMQNARFVMAGSGDMMNEMVSRTAELGIADRFHFTGFLKGNDVNDLFKMTDVFVMPSVSEPFGIVPLEAMQLNVPVIISNQSGVAEILQHAIKIDFWDTYAMADAIYGVLNYPSLAQHFKSEGKSEVNELKWIYSAKEVRKVYLSAIPNH from the coding sequence ATGAAAGTTTTAATGTTTGGATGGGAATTTCCTCCCCATATCTCAGGCGGATTGGGAACAGCCTGCTATGGGCTAACAAAAGGAATGTCGGAACTGAACGATGTTGATGTTACTTTTGTTGTGCCAAAAGCCTTTGGCGACGAGGACCAGACACGCATTAAACTGATTGGTGCTAACAATATACCGGTAACACAACAAACCGTTTCTTTTAACTCCACTTCTAATACCGTCGATTACCTCGAAATAGATTCGCCAATTCTTCCGTATGTAAGCGAAGAACAGTTCTGGCAATTGAAAAGCCGGCGTTACACCCGTAAAACAAAATTTGTTGAAACTGACGAAAACTCACGAATCAATTTTAGTGGTGGCTATGGCCCGGACCTGTTATCGGAAATAAGAGATTATGCATTGGTGGCCAGTGTGATAGCGGAAGAAAAGGATTTTGATGTGATACATGCACACGATTGGCTGACCTATCCGGCCGGAATAGCAGCTAAAAATGTTAGCGGAAAACCGCTGGTAATTCATGTGCATGCTACCGATTTCGACCGTAGTGGAGGAGATGTTAATCCAAAGGTTTATGCCATAGAGCGCGAAGGAATGGAAGCCGCCGATAAGATTATAACCGTAAGTAATCTTACACGAAATATTGTAATTGAAAAATACGGTATTGCGCCCGAAAAAGTAATTACTGTTTATAATGCTGTGGAAGCGGTAGGTGATGAAAAAGGTAGCCTGCCCCCGAAAGGCGTGAATGATAAAGTGGTAACATTTTTAGGACGAATAACCATGCAAAAAGGACCGGGCTATTTTGTTGAAGCGGCTAACATGGTGCTGAAAAAAATGCAAAATGCACGCTTTGTAATGGCCGGCAGCGGCGATATGATGAACGAGATGGTAAGCCGGACAGCAGAACTGGGAATAGCCGATCGGTTTCATTTTACCGGCTTTTTAAAAGGAAACGATGTAAACGACCTCTTTAAAATGACCGATGTTTTTGTAATGCCATCGGTGTCGGAACCCTTTGGTATTGTGCCACTCGAGGCCATGCAATTAAATGTGCCCGTAATCATTTCAAACCAGTCGGGAGTGGCTGAGATACTGCAACATGCCATAAAAATCGATTTTTGGGATACTTATGCCATGGCCGATGCTATTTATGGTGTATTAAATTACCCCTCGTTGGCCCAACACTTTAAAAGTGAAGGTAAAAGCGAAGTGAATGAGTTAAAATGGATTTATTCTGCCAAAGAGGTACGAAAAGTTTACCTTAGTGCCATTCCAAACCATTAA
- a CDS encoding glycoside hydrolase family 57 protein, with product MKSVCLYFQIHQPFRHRRYRFFDIGNDHYYYDDYSNESIVRQIVDNCYLPANKLLLKLAKQHGSKFKVAFSVTGVALEQFELYVPEVIESFQELAKTGCVEFLAETYSHSLSALKDRDSFISEVKRHDAQIFRLFGQRPKVFRNTEMIYSDEIGDMVAKMGYAGILTEGAKHVLGWKSPNFLYVNAINPRLKVLMRNYKMSDDIAFRFSDKNWDEYPLTAEKFTGWMEKIGDKEEVLNLFMGYDSFGCRHTKQSGIFAFLEALAKEIISSKSIKFAAPSELVKELQPISMVSVPHPISWSDEERDLSAWIGNGMQKEAFGKLYDMNKQMQKCTDAALKKDWNYLQVSDHFFYMSTKYFTDGNPHKSYNHFDSPYEAFINYMNVLSDFKIRLNAHVPENEIENEIASLHRLLEEKEDKIKKMEADLKRLQKMKKQKNTTRRKKS from the coding sequence ATGAAATCAGTCTGTTTATATTTTCAAATACATCAACCTTTTCGTCACAGGCGTTATCGCTTTTTCGATATTGGTAACGATCATTATTATTACGACGATTATTCCAACGAAAGCATTGTGCGGCAAATTGTCGACAATTGTTATTTGCCCGCCAATAAATTATTGCTAAAGCTGGCAAAACAGCATGGCAGCAAATTTAAAGTTGCCTTTTCTGTTACCGGAGTGGCACTCGAGCAGTTTGAGCTTTATGTGCCCGAAGTTATCGAATCTTTTCAGGAATTGGCAAAAACCGGATGTGTTGAGTTTTTGGCCGAAACCTATTCGCATTCGCTAAGTGCCTTAAAAGACAGGGATAGTTTTATAAGCGAAGTAAAAAGGCACGACGCACAGATTTTTCGTTTGTTTGGCCAACGTCCCAAAGTATTTCGTAATACCGAAATGATTTATTCGGACGAAATAGGCGATATGGTTGCCAAAATGGGCTATGCCGGCATTTTAACCGAAGGCGCAAAACACGTGCTGGGATGGAAAAGCCCCAACTTTTTATATGTGAATGCCATAAATCCGAGATTGAAAGTATTAATGCGAAATTATAAAATGAGCGATGATATTGCTTTCCGTTTCTCGGATAAAAACTGGGATGAATACCCGTTAACCGCTGAAAAATTTACAGGATGGATGGAGAAAATCGGAGACAAAGAGGAAGTGCTTAATTTGTTTATGGGCTACGACTCCTTTGGCTGTCGCCACACCAAACAAAGCGGTATTTTTGCTTTTCTTGAAGCATTGGCAAAAGAAATTATTAGCAGTAAAAGCATTAAATTTGCTGCACCATCCGAGCTGGTTAAAGAACTTCAACCCATTTCAATGGTAAGTGTTCCGCATCCCATTTCCTGGTCGGATGAGGAACGCGACCTGAGTGCCTGGATTGGCAACGGTATGCAAAAGGAAGCCTTTGGGAAACTTTATGACATGAATAAGCAAATGCAAAAATGTACTGATGCTGCCTTGAAAAAAGACTGGAATTACCTGCAGGTGAGTGATCACTTTTTTTACATGTCGACAAAATATTTTACCGATGGTAATCCGCACAAATCCTATAATCATTTCGATTCGCCTTATGAGGCATTCATTAATTACATGAATGTATTGAGCGATTTTAAAATTAGGCTAAATGCCCATGTGCCGGAAAACGAAATTGAAAACGAAATTGCATCGTTACACCGTCTGCTTGAAGAAAAGGAGGATAAAATAAAAAAGATGGAAGCCGATTTAAAACGACTGCAAAAGATGAAAAAACAAAAAAATACTACCCGCAGAAAGAAATCGTAA
- the glgP gene encoding alpha-glucan family phosphorylase, producing the protein MEDLKFIKNPAVDEPVWKRIIVESNVPEKLSPLRELSKNIWWSWNTEARELFQYIDQEIWEECAHNPIVLLDQVGFSRFKELENDEAFMARMNEVNVRFNKYLDERKNLAGPEIAYFSMEYGLHDSLKIFSGGLGILAGDYLKEASDMKVNLVAVGLLYRYGYFRQNLNLHGEQMAIYDAQQFSKIPVQPALDANGEWVKVEVQYPGRTLIGRVWQTYVGSIKLYLLDADHHENNDADRFVTHHLYGGDNENRLKQEMLLGLGGIQALNKLGYKSDVYHCNEGHAAFIGIERIANLMAEQKLSYAEAKEVVNASTVFTTHTPVPAGHDSFHKDMFRHYMNFFPEKLGISWESFEMLGKARAEEDHFNMSYLASNLSQGINGVSMLHGDVSKAVLKNLYQGFLEEELEIGYVTNGVHYPTWAAQEWKDIHKKYFGEEFPNNQLDFDVWKKIYNVPDHEIWELRKKLRQKLINYIKERFSDNWIKRSENPKLITEILGKLNPNTLTIGFARRFATYKRAHLLFRNLDRLAKIVNNPDRPVQFIFAGKAHPADKAGQDLIKNIVEVSKRPEFRGKILFVQNYDMNLAKMLLQGVDVWMNTPTRPLEASGTSGEKGVMNGTLHFSVLDGWWVEGYQKDAGWALPAERDYDVQDFQDELDAETIYNILEEEVVPAYYKRNQQDVPEKWIKYVKNTLANVSPNFTTARMMRDYQDRYYNPQFDRSQRVNADGYKLAKELAAWKAKVAAKWHEIEVKNIEIIDGIAHTMIMGDEYPVKVSLDLKGLSPDEIGLELVITESNDEGQDKIVNTIEFKPEKCKGTSCCYKHTILPDHPGSFAYSFRLFAKHPELPHRQDFRFIKWIS; encoded by the coding sequence ATGGAAGATTTAAAGTTTATAAAAAACCCGGCTGTTGATGAGCCGGTATGGAAACGAATTATTGTAGAGTCGAATGTACCGGAAAAACTTTCGCCTCTTCGTGAGCTGTCAAAAAACATTTGGTGGAGCTGGAATACAGAAGCCAGAGAACTGTTTCAATATATCGATCAGGAAATTTGGGAAGAATGTGCGCACAATCCTATTGTGTTACTCGATCAGGTAGGTTTTAGCCGCTTTAAGGAGCTGGAAAACGATGAAGCTTTTATGGCGCGAATGAACGAGGTAAATGTCCGGTTTAATAAATACCTTGATGAAAGAAAGAACCTGGCCGGTCCTGAAATCGCCTACTTTAGTATGGAGTATGGTTTACACGACAGTTTAAAAATATTCTCGGGTGGTTTAGGAATTCTTGCCGGCGATTACCTGAAAGAAGCCAGCGATATGAAAGTTAATCTGGTTGCCGTAGGTCTGTTATACCGCTATGGCTATTTCAGACAAAATCTAAACCTGCACGGCGAGCAAATGGCAATTTACGATGCACAGCAATTTTCGAAAATCCCCGTTCAGCCGGCATTGGATGCTAATGGCGAATGGGTAAAAGTAGAGGTGCAGTATCCCGGAAGAACACTCATCGGACGTGTTTGGCAAACTTATGTTGGTTCAATAAAATTGTACCTGCTTGATGCCGATCATCACGAAAACAACGATGCCGATCGCTTTGTAACCCACCACTTGTATGGTGGCGACAATGAAAATCGCTTGAAACAGGAAATGTTGCTTGGCCTGGGTGGTATTCAGGCTTTAAATAAATTGGGTTACAAATCAGATGTATATCATTGTAACGAAGGGCATGCTGCTTTTATTGGCATCGAACGCATTGCCAACCTTATGGCCGAACAAAAACTATCTTACGCAGAAGCCAAGGAAGTGGTAAATGCTTCAACTGTATTTACTACGCATACACCGGTTCCGGCCGGACACGATTCCTTCCACAAAGATATGTTCAGGCATTACATGAATTTCTTCCCTGAAAAATTGGGAATTAGCTGGGAATCGTTTGAAATGCTTGGAAAAGCCAGGGCTGAAGAAGACCATTTTAATATGAGCTACCTCGCCAGTAACCTCTCGCAGGGAATTAATGGTGTTAGTATGTTGCATGGCGATGTTAGTAAAGCTGTACTTAAAAATCTTTATCAGGGTTTTCTGGAAGAAGAACTGGAAATAGGTTATGTTACTAACGGAGTGCACTACCCTACATGGGCGGCACAGGAATGGAAAGACATTCATAAAAAATATTTTGGAGAGGAGTTCCCGAATAACCAGTTGGATTTTGATGTTTGGAAGAAAATTTACAACGTGCCCGATCATGAAATTTGGGAACTGCGTAAAAAGTTACGTCAGAAACTGATCAACTACATCAAAGAACGTTTTTCTGATAACTGGATTAAACGTTCTGAAAATCCAAAGCTTATCACCGAAATCCTTGGAAAATTAAATCCCAATACGCTGACCATTGGTTTTGCCCGACGGTTTGCTACCTACAAGCGTGCTCACCTGTTATTCCGTAACCTCGATCGACTGGCAAAAATTGTAAATAACCCTGATCGTCCGGTACAGTTTATTTTTGCCGGTAAAGCGCATCCGGCTGATAAAGCTGGACAGGACCTGATAAAAAATATTGTAGAAGTATCGAAACGTCCGGAGTTTAGAGGTAAAATTTTGTTTGTGCAGAATTACGACATGAACCTGGCAAAAATGTTATTGCAAGGGGTTGATGTTTGGATGAATACACCAACCCGCCCGTTGGAAGCTTCGGGTACCAGTGGCGAAAAAGGTGTTATGAACGGAACCCTGCACTTTTCGGTACTCGATGGCTGGTGGGTTGAAGGTTACCAAAAAGATGCCGGCTGGGCTTTACCAGCCGAGCGCGATTATGATGTGCAGGATTTCCAGGACGAACTGGACGCAGAAACCATTTACAATATTCTTGAAGAAGAAGTTGTTCCGGCTTATTATAAACGCAACCAACAGGATGTTCCTGAAAAATGGATTAAATACGTTAAAAACACATTGGCCAATGTTTCGCCAAACTTTACTACTGCACGAATGATGCGCGATTATCAGGACCGGTATTACAATCCGCAATTTGATCGTTCGCAACGGGTTAACGCTGATGGTTATAAATTAGCCAAAGAACTGGCAGCCTGGAAAGCAAAAGTAGCTGCCAAGTGGCACGAAATAGAGGTAAAGAATATTGAAATTATCGACGGAATTGCACATACCATGATTATGGGCGATGAATACCCGGTAAAAGTATCGCTTGATTTGAAAGGTTTAAGTCCTGATGAAATTGGCCTGGAGTTGGTAATTACCGAAAGCAACGATGAGGGACAGGATAAAATTGTTAATACCATTGAGTTTAAACCGGAGAAATGCAAAGGAACCAGTTGTTGCTACAAACATACTATTCTTCCTGATCATCCGGGGTCGTTTGCATACAGTTTCAGGCTGTTTGCAAAACATCCGGAGCTGCCACACCGCCAGGATTTCAGATTTATTAAATGGATAAGCTAA
- a CDS encoding cupin domain-containing protein, producing MKNRKKIGKKIKEFREFRQLSREDLALQANLDDSQLELIEEKGNVPSLGILIRISRAMGVRIGTFLDDQDKIGPAIVKSGDAAESFSFSTDDETTREHLNFFSLSQAKAGRHMEPFLVDIEPAEESDYKLSSHEGEEFIYVLEGSIEINYGKEVYQLEKGDTIYIDSVVAHNIHAAGDKSAKILAVIYTPV from the coding sequence ATGAAGAACCGAAAAAAGATTGGTAAAAAAATAAAAGAGTTTCGCGAGTTCAGGCAATTATCACGCGAAGATTTGGCACTTCAGGCTAACCTGGATGATAGCCAGTTAGAGTTGATTGAAGAAAAAGGAAATGTACCATCATTAGGTATTTTAATCCGAATATCACGGGCAATGGGTGTGCGTATTGGTACTTTTCTTGATGACCAGGATAAAATTGGACCGGCCATTGTTAAATCGGGCGATGCTGCTGAAAGCTTTAGTTTCTCTACCGATGATGAAACAACGCGCGAGCACCTTAATTTTTTCTCCTTGTCGCAGGCAAAAGCCGGGCGGCATATGGAACCTTTCCTGGTTGATATCGAACCGGCGGAAGAATCGGATTATAAACTTTCATCGCACGAAGGCGAAGAGTTTATTTATGTACTTGAAGGAAGTATTGAAATAAACTACGGGAAAGAAGTGTATCAGCTGGAAAAAGGCGATACCATTTATATCGATTCGGTTGTGGCGCATAACATTCATGCCGCAGGCGATAAGTCAGCTAAAATTCTTGCCGTAATTTATACTCCTGTTTAA